The window GGCTGAGCACGGCCAGCGGATTATTATGATAAAGAGCAGCCTCAACCAGCGGATAAGGCATATTCCACCAGTTCAGCAGATATGCGCCGAGCTCGGCGTGATCGGCCCCGACAATCTCTTTTTCAAGTAACAGAAGCTCAGAAGCTCGCGGTCGGGATTTTGTTGCCGCAAGGCTACGATCCGGTTCAGGGCCTGCGGAAAATATTTAAGCAGCAACAGTTCGCCGACATTGTGCAGCAAACCGATCTCGGCGA is drawn from Pseudomonadota bacterium and contains these coding sequences:
- a CDS encoding HDOD domain-containing protein, which encodes MFSAGPEPDRSLAATKSRPRASELLLLEKEIVGADHAELGAYLLNWWNMPYPLVEAALYHNNPLAVLSPNRQNVILLHIADHLARIEMGLKPVKALDQEIMAQSGLPSALAERCRLA